Sequence from the Fusobacterium periodonticum ATCC 33693 genome:
CCTAATATAATAAGAGAAATTAGAGATAATCAAGATATTCTTATCTATCTTGCAGAAATTGAAAAGGTAAAAGCTTTTGATAGTGTTGATGTAAGTGTTATAACAGCTATGTTAAAATCTGTTGTAAGTAATGGTACTGCTTCAAAAGCAAGAGTTGTAGATAAATCTGGTAGACCTATACAACAAGGTGGAAAAACAGGAACAACAAGTGAACATAGAACAGCTTGGTTTGTTGGAATAACTCCTGAATATGTAACAGTTTGTTATATAGGTAGAGATGACAATAAACCTATGTATGGAAATATGACTGGAGGAAGTGGTGTTGCTCCTATGTGGGCTAGATACTATCAAACTCTAATAAATAAAGGACTATATACTCCAGGTAAATTTGAATTCTTGGAAAACTATTTAGAAACTGGAGATTTAGTAAAACAAAATATAGATATTTACACTGGTTTATTAGATGGTCCTAATAGTAGAGAAATGGTAATTAGAAAAGGTAGATTGCAAGTTGAAAGTGCAACAAAATATAAAAATGGTATTGCTTCTCTATTTGGTTTAGAAGCTTCTACAGGTGGTGGAGTGTATGTAGACCCTTCTTCTGATGGAATGATAATTGATAGTGCTTCAGGAGAAGCTGGTGGTTCTGAAGGAGGCTCATCAGAAAATTCAGGTGGAAACAATGTAAGTCCTTCTGGTCATGACCCTAATAAGGAAAAAGACGGTGACAGCCTAACTGATAGACTTTTAGGAGATTAATATGTCAATAGTAAATGAAAAAAAATCTGAACTGAATGAAAGACAACTTGAAGCAGTTAATACTGTTAAAGGTCCTGTTGTAATAATAGCAGGACCTGGAACAGGTAAAACTAAAACTCTTGTTGAAAGAACTGTTAATATACTTATAAATGAAAAAGTAGAAGCTAAAAAAATTATGATAACTACTTTTACAAATAAAGCAACTAGAGAACTAGAACTTAGAATAAATGAAAGCTTAGAAAATTCAAATCAAAGTATAGACATAAGTGACATGTATATAGGAACTATGCATTCTATATGGACAAGACTTATTGAAGAGAATATTATTTATTCTAAATTTTTTGATAACTTTGAGCTTATGAGTGGAGATTATGAGCAACATTTTTTCATTTACTCAAGATTAAAAGAATATAAAAAATTGAAAGATTATCAAAAGTTTTTTGATAATCTTTCTAATAATACAGGAAAATATCAAAATGATTGGGCTAGAAGCTCGTTTTTAAAAAATAAAATAAATGATTTAAATGAGAATGCTATAGATATTGAAAATATAGAAACAAGCGATGTCTATATAAACTTTATAAAAGAGGCTTATAAACTATATATAAGCCAACTTTATGAAGCTAATATTGTTGATTTTTCATATTTACAGGTTGAATTTTTTTAATATGCTTGTAAAAAATAAGGAATTTTTAGAAAAAATAAATGATGATTTTGAATATATAATGGTAGATGAATATCAAGATAGTAATAAAATTCAAGAGAAAATATTGCTTCTTATTTCAAAAACTAAAAAGAATATCTGTGTTGTTGGAGATGAAGACCAATCTATATATAGATTTAGAGGAGCAAGTTCTGAAAATATTTTAAATTTTCCTAAACATTTTGATGAAGATGAATGTAAAATTATAATTTTAGAAGAGAACTATCGTTCAGTAGCTGATATAGTTGAATTTAATAACAAGTGGATTACTTCAATAGATTGGCAGGCTAATAGATTTGAAAAGAATATAGTATCTATGAGAGATAAAGATATACTAGGAAAAAATGTTTTTCATATCTCAGGAAAAACCATGGATGAGAATATTAAAAATACTGTAATTTTTATAAAAAAGTTAAAACAAAACAATAAAATTACAAACTATAATCAAATTGCAGTTCTTTTTTCAAATTTCAAAAACAATTCTGCAAAGAAATTGGAAGTTGCTTTAAAAAAAGAAAATATAGAAGTCTACTCTCCTAGAACAAAAGTTTTTTTTGATATGTATGAAATAAAATTAACTTTAGGACTAATTTTGGCTTGTTTCAAAAAATATTTCCCAGAAGACAGCATAGATGAATATTTAACTGGATGTATAGATTTTGCAAGGCTCGAAATAAAAAAAGATAGTGAATTTTTAACTTGGATAAAAGAAAAAATTGAAAATATTTCAGAAGAAAATTTTGACTCTTTAAATGAAATTTTCTATGAGTTTTTAAATTTCACTTATTATAAAAATATCATAAAGGAAGAAAGCCCTATAGATTCAAGAGCTAATCATAACTTAGCTATACTTAGTAAAATATTTAAGAGTTTTCAAAAGTATGTGCACTATAAAAAAATAACGGCTGAAGATGACTTTTCTGTTGTCAAATATTTTTTTACAGGATATCTTGATATTTTAAGAGACTCAAGAGTTGATGAAATTTTCTCAGAAGAAGATTATCCAAATGAGTGTATTCCCTTTTTAACTATACATCAATCAAAGGGCTTAGAATTCCCTGTAGTTATAGTATTTTCACTGAATTCTAAGCCAAATAACTATGAAGATAACGATATATCAAGACAAACAAGTATAGATAGACTTATCAATTCAAGTTCTAAACTTTCTGAAAATGATAAGGAAAAATTTGATTTCTATAGAAAATTTTATGTCGCTTTTAGTAGAGCTAAGAATTTATTAGTTTTAAGTTCTTATGAAATGGGAGTATCTGAAAACTTCAAACCTTTCTTCTACTCAGTTCGTGGAGTAAATAGTTTACAATTTGATATTAATGAAGTTAATTTAGATGAAGTAAGTAAAAAAGATGAAAGAAAGATTTTATCTTATACAACTGATATAGCACCTTACAGACATTGCCCTATGAGATACTATCTAGTAAGAGAAAAAGAATATGCTACCTTTAGTAAAAAGACATTAAACTTAGGAATAATCACCCATAAGGCTATAGAGCATATAAATAAACTATTTTTACAGAAAAAAAATCCTATACTTGATGATGAATATATAGAAAATTTACTAAAGAACATATATAAATTTCAAAATATAGATTTAGATGATAACTTTGAAAGAATAATCTCTATAGTAAAGAAATATATTGAAGAAGAAAAAGATAATTTTGAATATATAAAAAAAGTTGAAGCTTCTGAATTTAGAATTGAAGATGACTATATTTTATATGGGCAAATAGATTTAATCTTAGAGGATGAAAATGAAATACAAATCATAGATTTTAAAACTGGGAAATATAATGAGATTGAATATTCTTCTAACTATAGGCAACAATTATCATTATATAAGTTACTTCTTCAAAAAAAATATGATAAGGATATCAAAACTTATCTATACTATTTGGAAGAGGATGAGCCTAAAAAAGAAATATTTATTACAGATGAGGACTTAGAAGAAGATTTTAAAAATATCAATAAAACAACTCAGGATATTTTAGATAATAAATTCCCTAAAATTCCTTATAATCATAATATTTGTGAAATCTGTGAATTTAAAAATTATTGTTGGGGGCTAGAATGAAAATAGTGCATTGTTCAGATTTACATCTAGGTAAAAAAGTCAGTGGAAATAGAGAATATGTAAAAAAAAGATATGAAGATTTTTTTTCTGCCTTTGAAAACTTTATTGCTAAGGTAAGAGAAATAAATCCTGATGTTTGCATAATTGCTGGGGATATTTTTGATAAGAAAGAAATAAGCCCTGACATACTTTCTAAAACTGAAAATTTATTTAAAGAATTAAGAGCCAATGTAAAAAAAGAAGTGATAGCCATAGAAGGAAACCATGATAATTCAAAGACTTTAGAAGATTCTTGGTTAGAGTATTTACATGAACAATCTCTTTTAAAAGTTTTCTATTTCAATAAAAATTTTGAAGAAGAAAACTACTTAAAAATAGAAGATATAAATTTTTATCCTATTGGCTATCCTGGTTTTATGATAGATGAAGCTTTAACTAAAATTTCTGCAAAGCTAAATTCTGATGAAAAGAACATAGTTATAGTCCACACAGGAATTTCAGCTGGAGAAAATACTCTTCCTGGCTTAGTTTCAACTTCTATACTAGATTTATTTAAAGATAAAGCCATATATGTTGCAGGTGGGCATATACATTCTTTTTCAACTTATCCAAAGGAAAAACCTTTCTTTTTTGTTCCAGGGTCTTTGGAGTTTTCTAATGTACAAAATGAAAGATCAGATAGAAAGGGCTTTATTCTATTTGATACTGATAGTTTAGAACATGAATTTATAGAGTTAAACCATAGAAAAAGAGTTCAAAAGAACTTTATATACAACAACTCAACAAATATAGAAGATGAATTTGAAGCCTTTGTTAAAGAATTAAACTTAAGTGGTGAAGAAATCTTAGTTGTTTCTATGGGAATAAAGAACTATGAATATATAAATCTTGAAACTCTTGAAAAGATTGCTGAGAATAGTGGAGCTTTAAAAACTCATATAATTATTAAAAATATCCTATCTATTGGAAACAGTGAGGAAGGAAATTCTGATTTAAGCATAGAGGAGCTAGAAAAAAATCTGATAGCTGATTGGAATATCTCAAACATTGAGAAATTTTCTGAAAACTTTACTGAGCTTAAAGAATTATTTTCAAATGGCGATAAAGATAGTTTTTTAGAATTGTTTGACAAAACCTTGGAGGTGAATGAAGATGATAATCAAAAGAGTAAAACTTGAAAATTATCGTTCTCATTCTAATACAACTGTTGATTTTTCCAAGGGAGTAAATCTTATTTTAGGAAAGAATGGGAAGGGAAAAACTTCTATACTTGAAGCTATAAGTTCAGTTATGTTCAATACGAAAGATAGGTCTGGTAAAGAAACAGGAAAAAACTTTATTAAATTTGGTGAAAAATCTGGAAAGATTGAAATAGAATTTACAGCTAATGATGGTAGAGACTATATTTTAAAAACTGAATTTTTTAAAACAAAACCTAAAAGACAAACTTTAAAAGATCTTAATGGAATAGATTGCGAAGAAGATATTCAAGAAAAGCTAGAAGAACTATGTGGAATAAAAAAAGGTTTTGAGGAAACTTATGAAAATATAGTTATTGCTAAGCAAAATGAATTTATAAATATTTTTAAAGCAAAGCCTAAAGATAGAGAAGAAATCTTTAATAAGATTTTTAATACTCAAATCTATAAAGAAATGTATGATAAATTCTTAAAGGAAGCTACAGATAACTATACTAAACAAATTGACTATTTAAGCAAAGATATAGATTCTTTAAAAGAAAATATGGAAGATAAGGAAGAAATTTCTACACTTCTTAAAGATGAAGAAACTTTAAAAGAAAAGCTAAATGCAGATTTTTCTAAAACTACTGAAATAAGCACAAAATTATCAAATGAAATAAAAGACTATGAAACAAGTGAAATAAATTTAAAAAATTTAATTTCTAATATTGAAGACGAAGAAGATAAGATAAAGAAATACTCTAATCTTTTAAAAGAGAACATCGCTGTGGCTAAAAAAGCAAAAAAAGCTAAAACTATAGTTAAAGAAAATGAAAAATCATATTTTGAATACTTAGAAACAGAAAAGAAATTAAAAGGTTTTAGAGAAATCTACGCTAATTTATTGCAAGAACAAAAATTAAATATTCAATATCAAAATAACATAGAAAAATTAGAGCTTTCTAATAAAACTTTAAAGACTGATATTGCTAATTTGGAAGAAAACATCTCTAAAAATTCTGAAAAAAAAGATAGTTTAGATAAAAATATAGCTGAACTTAAAAGTAAAGAAGAAGATTTAAGTTCTAAATTAAAAGAATTTGAAAGTCTTTTAATAAAATTAGAAGATTTAGAAAAAACTAAAAAGAAAAATTCAGATAAGCACTTAGAAAAGAAAACTGAAATCAATATTCTTGAGAAAGATTTATCTTCAAAAAAAGACTTATTTATGCCTATTAATATTGAAGATATTGAAAAACAATTAAGTAATTTTAAAGACTTAGAAAAAGAACTTAAGTCTCTAGAAGAACAAAAAATTATTTTTGGAACTGAAATTTATACATTGAAGAATGCAAGTAATGAGCTTTCTTTTAAGATTTGTCCCTATCTAAAAGAAAATTGTGAAAATCTTAAAGATAAGGAAGCAGATGATTATTTTTCTTCTAAAATTTCTTTAAAAACTGAAGCTGTAGAAACTTTGAAAAAAACTATAGAAGAAAAATCTAGAGTCTTAGCTGAAAAATCTAGAGTTGAAGAAAAGGAAAAACAATATTTTGAGCTTGATAAAACTATAAAGAATTTAGAACTTTCTTTAAAAACTGAAGAAGTGAATCTAAAGGAAATAGAAGTGAATATTAAAAGTTTGGATATAAGTATTCAACAGCTTATTGAAAACCAAGAATTTCAAGATAGTACAAGCTTAAAAGAGCATAAGAAGGGCTTAGAAGTTGAGCTTAAAAATTTAAACTTAGATGAGAAAAGAGAAAATTTAAAAAATCTTATTGAAAGTTTAGAGATTGAAAAAGAAAAGATTTTAAGAAATCAAGGTTCAATAGAAAATAATTTAAAAGAAATTGATGAGTACTCAAAAAAAATAAAAACAGATACAGATAAGAATATTGAAAATATAACATCTGAAATAACAGTTTTTGAAAATAAACTTACCAATTTAAAAACTCCATACAGTGAATATATTGAAAATAGTATCTTAGCAAAAGATTTAGAAAATTTACTTCTAAAAGTAAATAAAAGTATAAAAGAGCTTTATTCTTTAAGACTAAATAAAAACTCATTAAAAGAGAAAGTTTTTTGCTTAGAAGATAAAATCAAAAATATAAAAATAGACGAACTTAGAGAAAAATATGATGTTCTTAAAGAAGAATTAAATGAAATTAGTAAAAAATTAGGTTCATCTCAAGAAAAGATTGAAAACTATAAGAAAATATTAGAAAAAATAACTTCACAAGAAGAAAAACAAAAAAAATTACTTAATGAATTAAAGAAATTGGAAGATAAATCAAATAGAGCAAATTTAATTAGAAATGAAGTAGGAAAAATGGGTAGAGCCATTTCTAAATATATGCTCAGTGGTATTAGTAACATTGCTAGTTTAAATTTCAATAAAATTACGGGAAGAACAGAAAGAATTGAGTGGAGCAATGAAGAAAAAGATAAGTATGTTCTATATTTAGTGGGACAAGAAAGAAAAATTGCCTTTGAGCAATTATCAGGTGGTGAACAAGTTTCTGTTGCAATAGCAATAAGAGGAACAATGACAGAATACTTCACTAACTCTAGGTTTATGATATTAGATGAGCCTACAAACAACTTAGACACTGAAAGAAAAAAATTACTTGCTGAGTATATGGGAGAAATTTTAAAGAATTTAGACCAAAGTATAATAGTTACTCATGATGATACATTTAAAGAAATGGCAGAAAAGATAATAGAATTGTAGAGGAAAAAATGAAAGTAAATTATGATTTAAAAATGGAAGAAATTTTAAAGGAAGTTACTCAGAGTGGAAAGAAAAAAAGATTACTTATTCACTCTTGCTGTGGTCCTTGTAGTTCGTCAGTTTTAGAATATCTAAAAGAATTTTTTCAAATAGATATTTATTTCTATAATCCAAATATAACTTTTGACTATGAATATTTAGCTAGAATGGATGAACAAAAAGAAATGTTAGAAAAACTGAACTATGATATGAATGTTATAGAAGGAGTTTACAATCCAAAGGAAGATTTTTTTGAAAAAATAAAAGGTCTTGAAAATGAAAAAGAAGGTGGACAGAGATGTTATTCTTGTTATGATATAAGAATAGGAGAAACTGCTAAAAAAGCTAAGGAAGAAGGCTATGATTTTTTTAGTACTGTTTTAAGTATAAGTCCAATGAAAAATGTAAACTATATAAATGAGATAGGTGAAAAGTATTCTAAGGAATATGATATACCATTTTTATTTGCAGATTTTAAGAAGAAAAATAGATATTTAAGATCTGTTCAAATTTCTAAGGAATTAGATATGTATAGACAAGAATATTGTGGTTGCATCTTTTCTAAAGTAGAAAAAGAGCAAAGAGATAGAGAAAAAGCAGAAAAAGAAAAACAGGAGGAAGCAAAAAATGACTAGCTTTTCAGAAAAAACAGTGAGAGGACTTTCACTTATATTTTTAGTAATTTTCTCTTATTTAACTTATAAGAATTACTACTACAGTCCACTTATAATCTTAACTATTATGATGTTTTTTTCAACTAAGGGAGTTCAAATGTTTGAAAATAGAATTTTCCTATCAACAAGAGCTATATTCTGGGTGCTATTTTCAGTCTTATTATTTTTAAGAATTTATTTTAATGAAAGCTCTCAGATTGATATGAAAAATACTAAAACCTTAATGACTATAGCTTTAATTTCTATTTGTATTGGAACTTGGGTAGGTGACTTCTTTGCTAAATACATCTATATCAGAATAAAATTTTGTATAAATAGATTTTTTTCAACTTCTAACAAAGGGACTTATAGAATTGTTAAAATGGAAAATACTCAACAAAACTATATGAAGAGTTTAGGTAAAAAAATGGGTATAATGTTCTATCATATCACTTTAGATGTGAATGGAGAAGAAAGAAAATTCTTATTAGAAAAAGAATTATTTGAAAAGTTACAAGGTAAATCTGAAATTAATATAAATATAAAAAAAGGTTGTCTTGGAATATGTTATGGAGTGGGAATGCAAGAATAAGGAGAATGATGAAAAAGATATTTATAGTTTTGATGTTTATTTTTTGTGGACTATCAAATTTCTCTCAAGCTAAGGAGACAAAAACAACTCTATATGATGAGAAAAATTTTGAACTAGATTTTAATATGAAACTAATGATGGGATTAACTAAAGCTGAGAATGATTCAAAATATCAAAAGTTAGTAAACTATATTGATGAAAATTTAATTTCAAAAAGTGAAGTAAGTTATACGACTAATATAAATCTAAAAAAATCACTCATAGAAGTATTCTCTGAAAATGGAGATTTACTTTATAAAGGTAAAATTTCAAAGGAAATTACTAAGCTTTTGAGCAATAATTTAGAATTAGCGAGAAACTTTTCGCTAATTGCTAATGGAAAATGGCAAGAAAATGATAATGTTTTTGACAACTTAACTGAAAATGTTAATATAAAAAAACTTAATGAAAAAGTAATATTATCAGTTAAAGAAACTGCAGAAAACAAATATGGTCAAACGACTATCATAATAGAAAATATATTAAAAAGAGAATTGACTGATAGTGAAAAGAAAGAACTTTTAAATTTAAAAGAAGTGGACTTACTATATAGATATAAAAAATATATGGAAAGTGAAAGTTTAAAAGGATATGATAATGAAAAATTAGAAATAATAAAAGAAGATAAAAATTTAAAGATGGTTTTTGAAAGAATGTTTAAAGATAATAAAAGCATTAAGCAAGAAATAGAGTATGCTGATGATAGTCGTTTAAAAGGTGTTTTTAGAAGGTATGAATATGGTATATTAAAACATGAAACTTTTTTTGAAACCCCTTTTACAGTCTTGGTTAAAAGATACTATCCTAATGGTACTTTAATGACTGAAATACATTACAATAAAGGTGAAATAGATGGTGAGCTTAAGGGATACTATGAAAATGGGAAGTTAAAATATAGCTCTTCATATATAAATGGGAAAAAAAATGGACATTACAAAGATTTTGATCAAAATGGAAATTTAACTGAAGAAAGATTGTATGAAAATGATAGATTTATCGAGCAAATTTATGGGGAGTAGTTAATACAGATGAGAAAAATTTTAATTATTTTAATATTTTTATTTATTTCTATTTTTTCTTATTCAGCAGATATAGATTTTAATATAAGAGTTATGATGGGATTGACTAAGATAGAAGAAAAAGATAATCAAAAATATAAGAAATTTTTAAATTATATTGATGAAAATTTAGCTAAAAAAGGAGAAGTTAAGTATTCATATAAGATAAATATAAATAGAAAAGTAGTAGAATTTTTTTCTGAGAAGGGAGATATTTTACTTACAGAAAATCTTCCAAAGGAATTTTTAGATATTGTGGATAGGTCTATAAGAGTTGCTGAAAACAAAGAAGAAATAAAAAAAACTATTAAAAATATCTATGAAGATCCATATACTAATGTGACTATAAGTAAATATAGGGAAAGCTTAATCTTATTTACAGAACAAAATATGGTGAATAGGGGTAAAATAAAAAATATTATGTCAGTTGTTCTAAAAAGAGAATTAACAGATGATGAAAAAAATGATTTGATTTATTTGAAAGACAATAATAGTGATGAATTTTTTAAAAAATATAGAACTTATTTAGAAAGTGAAACTACAAAAACTTATATAAATGATAAGTTAGAATTTTTTCAAGAAATTAGAGGCTTAACTGACACAGCTATCCTATATAAGAAAAATGAAGTATCAAAAGAAGTGCTTGAATATACTGATGCTAATCGTTTAGATGCGGTAGCCAAAGAATATAAAAATGATAGATTACTTAAAGAAATATTTTATAAAAATAAAAAGATAGTTTTAGAAAAAGAATATTATGCCAATGGAAAATTAGCAAGAGAAATACCTCTGAAAAATGCTTTAATTAATGGTGAAGTAAAAGATTACTATGAGAATGGAAAAATAAGATCAACTGCTAACTTTGTAAATGGAAATATTGATGGTCCCCTAAGAGAATATAATCAAGCAGGAAAGCTTATTCAAGAAACTTTATATAAAAATGGAAATAAAGTAAAAAAGAAAAAATAAACAAAAATTATGTACTAGAAGGAGAAAATATGAAAAAAATTTTTATAGTTTTAACATTTGTTTTTATTAGTTTACTAGGTTTTGCAGATAATACTAATGTAGGTGTAAGAATACCTTTAGGAGAACAAAAAGTTGAATTAGACCCTAGTCTAAAAATGTTAATGGGTTTGACTAAAGTCGAAAATGATCCAAAATATAAAAAATTAGTTGATTATGTTGAAGATAATTTAGCTAAAAAAGGTATCGTAAAATACTCTGGTGCTATAAATTTAAAAAAAGGAGCTATGGAAATTTTTTCAGAAAATGGTGTACTACTAAGTGAAGAAAAACTTCCAGATGAATTTATGACTATGATAAGTTTCCCTTTAAATTTTGAAGACGATAAAGAAAAAGTAAAAAAAATGCTAAAAGAAGCTTATGAAAATCCTACTTATGTTACTATTAGTAAAAATAATGGAAAACCTAAAATTTATATGGAAAGAACTATGGGACCTGCAGAAGAAAAAATAAAAATTATAGACGAAGTTATATTAAAAAGAGAGCTAACAGAAGCTGAAAAGAAGGAATTATTAAGTTTAGAAAATGATAAGCTAATAGAAAAATATAAATCTTATATTGAAAGTGAAATTTCAAAAGGATATCAAAATAATAAATTAATTATGACTAAAGAATTTAAAAACTTAACAGAAACTGCTGTTATGTATGATAAGAATAATAGTTCTACGAAAATGGAAATAAAATACAAAGATAATAGCTTAAAAAATGGAACTGCAAGATCTTATACTAATAATAAGTTAGTACAAGAAATAGTTTTTGAAAATTCTACAGCTACATTACTAAGAGAATACCATGATAATGGTAATTTAGCTACTGAATTACCTGCTAATGGAGAGGCTAAAATTTATTATGAAAATGGAAAAGTTAAAGAATCTGTTCAAGTTAAAAATGGAAAAAGAGAAGGTATAGGAAGAGAATATGACGAAACAGGTAAAATAATTAAAGAAACTTTATATAAAAATGACAAGGAAGTAAAAAAAGCCAAATAAAAATTATGGTATAATGTAGAAAATAAAAATAAAAAAGGTGTTTAAAATGAACTATAGAATAGCACTAATACATGGTTTTTTTAGAAATTATAAAGATATGGAAGAGTTAGAAAATAACCTTATGAATATGGGTTACACAGTGGATAATTTGAATTTCCCACTAACTTTTCCTCGTATTGAGATGTCAATAGAAATCTTGAAGAAGTATCTTCTGTCTTTAAAAGAGAAAAAAATTAATAAGCAAAATGAAATTGTATTAATAGGATTTGGTTTTGGTGGAGTTTTGATAAGAGAAACTTTAAAATTAGAAGAAGTGAGTGGGATAGTTGATAAGATAGTATTATTATCTTCACCAATTAATGATTCTACACTACATAGAAGATTAAAAAGAACTTTTCCTTTTATTGACTTAATTTTTAAACCACTTGCTATCTACTCTAAAACAAGAAGAGATAGAAGAAGATTTGACAAAGATATAGAAGTTGGACTTATAATAGGGAGAGAAAGTTCAGGTTTTTTTGGAAAATGGCTAGGTGATTACAACGATGGATATATAGAAATGAAAGATGTTGCTTTTCCAGCTGCTAAGGATAAGATACTAATTCCTATCACTCATAATGAACTAAATAAGAGAATAGGAACTGCTAGATACATACATAATTTTATTGCAAAGGGGAAATTTAGATTAGAGTAAATTAGGAGTTGAAATGCTAAATTTTAAAAACCTTGGTAAAATTCTTTTTAATATATTGAAAGTAATAGTATGTAGTTTTCTTACATTACTTTCTTTTATTTGCATGATAGCACTATATCAAATATACACTGAAAAAGATGGCTTTAATAGAGGGATGGCTTTAATTTTTCTTATAGTATTTTCAGTATTTCTCTTGATTACTATGTGTAATCTATTAAAAACTTTTTTGACTTTTTGTTCAAAGAAAGTGAATATATCTGAAAAACTATTTGAAAAGAAATATTTTAAGTCTTTAGATAAGTTTGAACTTGTCTTAAAAACTATATTAAAAGTGATGTTGAGACTTTTAGCATATTTCTTTGTATTCCTTTTAATTGCTGTAAATATAGTAAGTGTTGCTGATGAAAAGGCTAGAGATAGAGGAACTTTCCCTCTGGAAGCAGTACAATTTTTAACAATAATTGCACTCATTGCTATGCTTATTATGCTATTTAAAGATTTGAAAAAAATATATCTTTTCCTTTCTGAAAAATATAAAGTACTTTTAACTTTTAATGAGAAAGTTAAAGAAAAATCAATAAAATTAAAAAGTCAAATAAAAGAAAATTTTAAAAAATTTAGGGA
This genomic interval carries:
- a CDS encoding esterase/lipase family protein → MNYRIALIHGFFRNYKDMEELENNLMNMGYTVDNLNFPLTFPRIEMSIEILKKYLLSLKEKKINKQNEIVLIGFGFGGVLIRETLKLEEVSGIVDKIVLLSSPINDSTLHRRLKRTFPFIDLIFKPLAIYSKTRRDRRRFDKDIEVGLIIGRESSGFFGKWLGDYNDGYIEMKDVAFPAAKDKILIPITHNELNKRIGTARYIHNFIAKGKFRLE